The following is a genomic window from Bacteroidales bacterium.
TTAGCTGTGCGCTGAAATTTAAGAATATATTCAGAGATTTTTTGTTTTACTAGATTAAGGACAAAACCCTTCTTTGAGACTAAAATAATATCAGAATCGCGATTCTGTTTTTTTATTACTAAAACATGGCTATCTATTCCTTCCCTTTTTAAAGCTTTATGAAGTTCCATACAAGCAATGTCTGCTCCTCCAAACCCATCAGAATAATTAACATGTAGTACTTTTAAAGCTGATCCCATATATTTCGAAAATTGTTTCTTAACGAATCTAAATACATATTCTTGTAAATATCGAAGCTTTCATTTTCATATATAAATATTCTTGGCAATGAAAATAAATTCTTTGAATTATTCTTTAACAAGTAACTATTGTTAGTTGTTACTGCAGTTTTAAATCCGAGTTCAGAAATAATTTTAATTTCATTTTCAGTTATTGCAAAGCCATCTCCGTATGGATAACAAAAATGTTCCACTGGTTTTTCGAGATTTTCTTTAAAAAGTTTTTTCGATTTATTTATATCATTGATAATATCATCCTTTGACATCATCATAAGCGGAAAATGATCATGAGTATGACATCCTAAAGTAACTAATGGACATTTTTCCAACTCTCGAAGCTGATCCCAAGTGAGAGGTAAAGAATCATTATATTTCGCCAAATTAACATCGTACAGAGCAAAAAGATTACAAAATGCTTCAGAAAATTTCAACGGAGCTATTTTCAATATTTTTTCTCGTATTTTTAAAAAAGAGTTCTCTTTTTCAATCATATTATTGCAAGGATATGAAACCCCATCTGAGAGCTCCACGAGTTCGTTTTCTAGGATAATATCTTCAAGCAGTAGCCACCAATAAATAAATTTCTTTTCAATAATTGAGGTTGATAAATATATAGTAAATGGCACATTATACTTCAAAAAAACTGGAAAAGCATTTTCAAAATTATCGCGATATCCATCATCCAAAGTAAAACTAATTACTTTTCGTATTGATTTCTTTCTAATAAGAATTTCGAACAACTCATCAATACTTATAAATGCATAGCTATCCTTCTTGAACTTTAAAATAAGATTATCCAAAAAATCAGGAGTAATTTTTAAATGCTCATTTAACCATAATCTATTATCATCAAACTTATCAACACGATGTAGCGTTAGAATCGCACCAGGGCTGTTTAACGCTTTTTTTATAAATAAATTGAGCAATGGTAATCTAAGAATTCTACGAGAAAAGTTCATATTTTTTTTGCAATTACTCCGAGGGTAAGCTGATAATCATTGTCAACTATGCTCAGCAAATTTATGTTAGGTAAATCTTCGACTACAACGCCTTGAAGAAAAGCTGTTGCAGCAATTACATTTCCCATTGATACAATTTTAATTTCCTTAAATCCAGCATTTGAAAATAAAAGTTGAAGAGATTTATCTGTAAATCTCCAATAATCTCCCCATCTTTCCATATCATATCTTGAGATTTGCGAAATTCCTGAAACAGTAGCCAACAAAACGCCACCTTTTTTTAATATTTTATAACTACCTTCAATCGCCGATTTTACATCAAAAATATAATTATAAGTTTGGGTACAAATAAAACAATCAGCAAAATCTTCTGGAAGGCCATCTGGCATTGTGAGATCCCCATAGATTGTTGCATCCTTAAAATTTTTATCGATATGCAAAACTTCATAATTAATCCGTTGTCCACTATAAAACTTCTTCGAATAGGTGCTCTCTGCGATTTCCAATACAGTTCCTTTTATATATTTTGAGTTTTCCGATAAAAATTTTTCAATATAATATCTGTCAATGGGAGTTCCCCTGTCAAATCCAAATTTATTACTTATTGGATTTATATTACTTAAGTCATTAAATATGATTTTCTTATAAGGGATGAAAAGTTTGAGTATCCGCTTAATAATTTTCTTCATTTATATATTTCCTATTAAAATGTTCAGTATTTTATTAATTATCAAAGCATTACGGTCTAATCGCAAATATACAATCCTTGATTCTCTGCCTAGTCTATCAACAAAATATATTAAATAAATATCCTCATTTAAGGGAAAGATGTATTCACTAAAAAGGTCTTAACAATTCTTTCTGGACTTCTAAATCATCAATCAGAAAATTGTAGAAAGAATTTAGCCAGTAAGAATCGCCTAAATACTGATCAATTAAATAATGAAAGGCGTCTAGTGCCTGTATATCATTAATTCTAAATGAGTCCCAATCGATAAGTTTATATTGACCTTCTTTCTTAAGAATATTCCTTTTATGAAAATCTCCATGGCATGGACCAATATCAACTGGTTTATCAAGAATTGCTTTTAAGCAATTCTGAGTCTTTTTCTCCCAGGATAATCCACACTTTTGATTTATTACTTTAAGGCCACTATTTATAAACTCAAGCTCAGTTAGCTTATCAATAATCCTGAGAGTACTATACTTCCTAAACCTATTTAAACAATATATGGCAGCAATGAAATGTTCTGATTTATCAACTTCATCAGATGCAAGTTCTGATGATAATTCTTTATAAAAGAAATTATCCCTAAAAGTTGTTTCAAACAACAAATCTTTTAATTCCGGGTAAGCATTAGAGCAATTCAGATATGATAAATATTCATTTTTTATGTGACGATTAAATGGAGAAATCTTTACAAAGTAATTTCTAGTTAAGCAATTTATGACATGTGGAACGGCACTAGATTTTAGAATTGTAAGATGATCCTTATATTTAATTTTTATTATAAGTATATTATATAATCTGGTTACTTTATTGAAAAAAAAAATTACCTTAATAAATATTTTAATAATTATATCCCTCATTATGATATTTACTATCGCTAAATATTTTTTTTATTTCAGCAAAAACAGGATGTTCCTGAGGTGCAAACATTAAAAGTCTTTCAGATACAATATCAAATGCTTTATCTGTTTCAACAATACCATTCTTTTCCCAAACATTGAACAAGACCTCAGAATCAATAATTCTATTATCCATTAACATCAATCTCATAAGTCCTTCGTATACATATTTTGCAGTATCTATTTGATTACTAGTAAGCCTACTTAGTCCTGAAATATTTTTCAACGTATCAAAATAATCTTTTTTTGAGAATGGTTCAAACGTAAAGCCAAAGCCAGCATAAAATGGTTTCCCCGCTAAAATGACTGGAATACCAAAACAACTATATTCAAGACCTACGGTTCCCTGTGCTGTAACAATTGCATGAGCTATAGTTATTATACTTGCTGTACTAAAATCAAATGGACATATATAAATGTTATTTGAATTACATGCTCTAACTAACTGCTCAACTTCGCCAGTCTCATTATACAACAGAGCTGATGGGTGTGGTTTAATTATCCAATTAATTTCTTTTATATCCTTAATTGTGTCAATTGTATCTTTTAACCAAATATAAAAATCACTGAAAAGCATACCATCACTTAATCCTTGAGGTGCGTCTGAAAAAACATGAGCAAATACAAATACAAAAGGAAGATTATCATGAATGTCTAGTTTGTTTCTTAACTCATCAGACGAATAAATATGCTTATTCCGATAAGCCAAAGTAACATCAGATTGCTCAAACTTACCATAAAACCTCTCACATAAACGAGTATTAACAGATTCCAGAACTCCTTCTTGATCCTTTAATTCTGGCAATAAATCCTCTATTTTTTGATGATTATATATATGAAATTTTGGATTTAACCCAACAAATCTACTGGGTTCGAAGTGAAATAATTGCATATCGGTCGTTTCAAGAATAGGAATATTCCTGTTAAAACAGACGCGCAACATTAATCCGTATAGGAGATATTGTGAATGAGTAGTCACCAGAAATTTAACCTTTTTTTTATTAAGAATTTTCTCATAAGCATTAATGGTTGAAATTGCTAACAGAATATACTTAGCAATCTTCAAATGCTCCTTTATGTTTACATAATATTGTTTTTTTTCGTTCTTTATTACAGTATCATATAAAAGATCACCATACAAAATCCCTTTATGTTCTAACTTCAGGAGTTCATCTATTTCTTTACATTTTTTTGATATTTTGTATGATTTTATGAAGGTTACAATTTTAAATAAACCAGTATTGATATTTTCCTTAATTGAGATCAAACTAGTAATTCCAAAGGAGGCATACAGAAGTTTTTTTTCAATCTCATTCTCCAGAAAATCTGTCACCAATACAATTGATTTTAATTGAAATTCGGCTTCAAGAGCTTTAGCAATAAGACCTGTTCGCAGAAGATAATTAGGGCCCGATGAAGCGTGGATGCCTTCAACTAAAATTAAATTATCGGTTTTTGGTTCATTCTTAATCCAGTATGTACTATTGACTTTTGAAAAGTTTGCTTTTGAATTAGATATTTTTTTTGGATTAATTATCCTTATAACTTTAAATGTAACCTTTTGACAAAATATTGGTAATAGTGAAAAAAATACATTTATAAGCCTCATAAAATAAGATTAAAAATTATTATGATTAATATATATTTTTTTTAAATAATCTTTTTTCAAGCTCAAGACTACTGGGAAATATAGTGTAATTATAATTGTGATGATAAAATATATTAAACCAGAAATACTTAAATAGACAATGGCATGAGCAGAACTAATTGCAGGAAATAATTCAATCGAGAATTTAACTATTAGAGCTAAAAAAACAAAAATTATTGGTATGATGATAAAATGTATTAGATAATTAGTAGCCTTGACTTTTAAAAAATGTGTATTTACAAATAAATAGATAATTCCATTAATGAAAGCAAGGATTGTTTCCTTTAGTGCAATCCCAGCTCCCCCCATATTTAACCTTGAGAGCATAATAAAAGAACTAATAATACTTATAGGAGCAAAAACAATATTCATTATCAGAAATAATCTAGTCCGACCATTCGAATAAATAACACTACTATGTATCAAAGCATAAATCGAAAATAGCGGATAAAAAATAATAATAGATAATATTGGACTAGCTAATATATATTGATCACCTCCAAATAGCAAAATTATTCTCTCTGAATTTGTAAATACATAACAACAAAAAAAAGCTGTAATTGCATAGATAACAGGAGATTGATTCCGAAATATTTTTGCCATTCCAAGAATATCATTTTTACCAAAACTTATTGACATTTCTCTCATCATCAAAGGAATAATGGGTGAGGTAAAAAGCAGACAAATGTTGGCTATATTGAAAGAAAATGAGTAGAGACCCTGTTGAAAAGAACCGCCATAGTATTGCAACGCCCATCGATCAAAAAACTGATAGGAAAACCCTAGTAAAAGATAAAAAAATAGTGGCGCACAATAATTATAAAACTCCTTTCCAAAATTTTCATCTTTAGAAACATGAACTGGATGTTTAAATAGCTTTCTATTAATAAAATATGTAATTGATATTATTAGTGATAATGAGATGAAATACTGGTAAAAGAAATATTTTGTTAATGATAAAGAACTTGTATAAATAATAAGTAATAAAACCAATACTCCCAAAATCTTATTTACAATTTTAATTATCTCCAACTTAATAGTATCTCCATGAGCATCCATTATATTACTGAGTATTTCTAAAAACCAGTTTAATCCGACAATAAAAATACCCATATAGATAAATTTGTTTTCTTGATTAGGGAAAATAGTTATCTTAAGAGGGGTTACCAAAAAGAAAAAAACAATAATAAAGAAAACTAAAAAAATAAGAATAGCTAATCGTAAATAAAAAACAATTATTGATGTAGAATTTAAATTTTGAGAAAGTTTAGTATAAAAACATGTTGAAGTTCTCATTTCAAGCATTAGTAAAACCTGTGTTAAAATACCAATAATGAAATTAAAATTCCCAAAAGATTCAACACCTAGAACCCGAGGCACTATCCCAGCTAAAGCAAGAGAAATAAAAAAACTAAGTAAGTTAGTAATTAGTTTAAATAAAAATCTATTCTTATATGAACTTAAATCCATACAAAACAGATTTCGGAAATATTAAGATGTCTATCAAAGGTTACCACACTACCACACTGCCATACTAAGACCATTACTTTTTAAAATTTCTCTTGCTTCAGTTAAGGCATCTCCCATGAAATAGAATAAGTTTGCAGTTGATACAGCATCTGCTTTGGCTAAATTGATCCCATCA
Proteins encoded in this region:
- a CDS encoding polysaccharide deacetylase family protein — its product is MNFSRRILRLPLLNLFIKKALNSPGAILTLHRVDKFDDNRLWLNEHLKITPDFLDNLILKFKKDSYAFISIDELFEILIRKKSIRKVISFTLDDGYRDNFENAFPVFLKYNVPFTIYLSTSIIEKKFIYWWLLLEDIILENELVELSDGVSYPCNNMIEKENSFLKIREKILKIAPLKFSEAFCNLFALYDVNLAKYNDSLPLTWDQLRELEKCPLVTLGCHTHDHFPLMMMSKDDIINDINKSKKLFKENLEKPVEHFCYPYGDGFAITENEIKIISELGFKTAVTTNNSYLLKNNSKNLFSLPRIFIYENESFDIYKNMYLDSLRNNFRNIWDQL
- a CDS encoding methyltransferase gives rise to the protein MKKIIKRILKLFIPYKKIIFNDLSNINPISNKFGFDRGTPIDRYYIEKFLSENSKYIKGTVLEIAESTYSKKFYSGQRINYEVLHIDKNFKDATIYGDLTMPDGLPEDFADCFICTQTYNYIFDVKSAIEGSYKILKKGGVLLATVSGISQISRYDMERWGDYWRFTDKSLQLLFSNAGFKEIKIVSMGNVIAATAFLQGVVVEDLPNINLLSIVDNDYQLTLGVIAKKI
- a CDS encoding lipopolysaccharide biosynthesis protein; the protein is MDLSSYKNRFLFKLITNLLSFFISLALAGIVPRVLGVESFGNFNFIIGILTQVLLMLEMRTSTCFYTKLSQNLNSTSIIVFYLRLAILIFLVFFIIVFFFLVTPLKITIFPNQENKFIYMGIFIVGLNWFLEILSNIMDAHGDTIKLEIIKIVNKILGVLVLLLIIYTSSLSLTKYFFYQYFISLSLIISITYFINRKLFKHPVHVSKDENFGKEFYNYCAPLFFYLLLGFSYQFFDRWALQYYGGSFQQGLYSFSFNIANICLLFTSPIIPLMMREMSISFGKNDILGMAKIFRNQSPVIYAITAFFCCYVFTNSERIILLFGGDQYILASPILSIIIFYPLFSIYALIHSSVIYSNGRTRLFLIMNIVFAPISIISSFIMLSRLNMGGAGIALKETILAFINGIIYLFVNTHFLKVKATNYLIHFIIIPIIFVFLALIVKFSIELFPAISSAHAIVYLSISGLIYFIITIIITLYFPVVLSLKKDYLKKIYINHNNF